The DNA region CGGCCAGCGCCCGGCCGCGCGCGGCGGGCAGCAGCGCGATGTCGTGGATGTAGAGCACGTCGCAGGGCGCGGGCAGCGCGCCATAGACGGCATCCAGCGCCACCACCTCGCCCGCCCGCCACGGCAGGGCCACCGCATAGCCGGCGACGGTGCCGCCCTCGCCTTCAAGCGCGAAATTGCAGTCGGGTGCGAGCGCCAGCTTGTCGGCGAAGGTCTCGCGCCGCTCGGGAAAGGTGGGGTGAACCACTGCGGCCACCGCCATCAGCGCATCGAGGTCGGCCGGGGCGAGCGGCCGCCAGCGGTAGGGCTCAGCCGGCAAGGTGGGCGAACTCCGCGACGATGCGCTCATAGACCGGCCGCTTGAACGGCACGATCAGCTCGGGCAGGCGCTCCAGCCGTTCCCAGCGCCAAGCGCTGAACTCGGGCGGGTGGGCGCCGCCGGCCGGCCGGGCGATATCGATCTCGGACTCGTCGCCGGTGAAGCGCAGCGCGAACCATTTCTGGGTCTGGCCGCGATATTTGCCCTTCCAGGCGAGGCCCACGAGGTCGGGCGGCAAATCGTAGGTGAACCAGTCGCGCGCCTCGGCGAGGGGGGCCACCGAGCGGACGTTGGTCTCCTCAAAGAGCTCGCGCAGCGCCGCCGGATACGGATCCTCGCCGGCATCGATGCCGCCCTGCGGCATCTGCCAGGGGTGGGCGTGATCGGTGTGCTCGGGACCGTCGGTGCGCTGGCCGACGAACACCAGCCCCTGGGCATTGAGCAGCACCACGCCGACGCAGGGGCGGTAGGGCAAGTCTTCGGGGCGGGTGGTCTTGGAGCGGGTCATGACAAACGGGCCGGCGGCGCGATCGGTGTGGTCGGTATACGTCCGTTTCCGCCGCAAGGGAACGGAAGGGTCATTCGGTTTCCGCTTGATCCCTTCGGGCGCCGGAAACCGCCTCACGCCCCCTTCTTGCCGCGTGCGACGGTGGCGCTCAGCGGCACCAGCAGATAGCCGCGGGTTTCGACCTCCTTGGCCCAGCGCGCAACGCGGTCGATCGACACCGGCAAAGCGGTGGCGAAGCCGACGGCGCTGCCGCGTTCGCCGGCCATGCGCTCCAGCCGCATCAGCGCATTGTCGATGGCGACCGGAGAGGCTGCGGCATCGAGCACGACGTCGGCGCGGGCAAAGGTGGTGCCGAGGCCGCCGGCGATCTCCCGCGTCACGCTGCGCTGGGAGGAGCCGTCGTCGAGGAACATCAGGCCGCGCCTGGTGACCTCGCGCATCACCGGCGCCAGCGCGCTCTCCGAC from Blastochloris tepida includes:
- a CDS encoding RNA pyrophosphohydrolase — its product is MTRSKTTRPEDLPYRPCVGVVLLNAQGLVFVGQRTDGPEHTDHAHPWQMPQGGIDAGEDPYPAALRELFEETNVRSVAPLAEARDWFTYDLPPDLVGLAWKGKYRGQTQKWFALRFTGDESEIDIARPAGGAHPPEFSAWRWERLERLPELIVPFKRPVYERIVAEFAHLAG
- a CDS encoding GNAT family N-acetyltransferase translates to MPAEPYRWRPLAPADLDALMAVAAVVHPTFPERRETFADKLALAPDCNFALEGEGGTVAGYAVALPWRAGEVVALDAVYGALPAPCDVLYIHDIALLPAARGRALAGEAVALLVATARRRALAQLALTAVYGAEAVWARHGFREISSPHLRAKLALYGDGARYMVRMTEA